GTCTCCCGGGTCGACGCGCTCATTGTCCGTCAGCCGGTACGTGAACTCGTCCACCATGGGTGGGCCGGACGTGACGAACTCGCCCTTCAGCATGCGGACGACACCGCTGCGGCCCTTGCCCAGCTCGACGAGGAAGACGTCGAAGGTGCCCGGCTGCAACGACTCCGCGTGCACGGGACGCGAGAAGCGCACGCGCAGGCCATGGTTCCACAGCAGCGCGTCCACGTCCTCGGCGCGGTAGGACGCCCCATGCCGCCAGCTGACGCCGGTGACCACGGTGGGGATGCGCAGGGAGAGGGGCCGGCGCACTTCGTTGTGGATCTGCTCCGGCGCCACCGGCTTGCCGTGCTGGTACTGGTCCACCCGGGCCAGCAGCACCACCTCCGACGGCGCGGGCGCGCAGCACGTCTCGCAGCGCTCGTCCTGGGGCGGCGGTGACAGCGACACCTCCACGCAGGCGCCATCGCGCCAGAAGGTCCACGTCGGGTCCGGAGGAACGCCGCACGACTCCGGCAGGTGGGGGCGCGCGGGCTCGATGCCGTAGGAGCGGTAGCGCAGCGACACGTAGAGCGTCACCGGGGCGCCGGAGAGCTTCTTCCGGTCCTCCGGCGGGAGCGCCGCGGCCACGTCCACCGCCATGGGCGCCCGGACGACCAGCTCGTGTCCCGGGCTGTCCAGCGCCAGGCCGGGCGCCACCCACAGCGGGGGCGTGTGGGGGTGGGGAGGGTGTTGCCCGGACGCCTGCTCCGTCAGGGGCGTGGCCTCTCCCACCACGTACTCACCGGCGGGAGGCTGCGCGCGGGGGCCGGGCGGCGGAGGCTCATGGCCCGGAGGCGGGCACTCGGGCTGCGGCGCCCGTCCCGTGTGCACGGCGAGCCCGCAGGCGACGCCCCACCCGTGGAGGCAGCGGTTGTGGAGCATGGCCCGGTCGTACACGGACTTCTGCGCGCGCTGGAGCTGCTGCGGCGAGAGGACCTGGCCGTAGTGGTAGGTGAGCCGGTCGAACGGCGGGACCCCCCATTCCTCGGAGGGACTCTTCGCCAGGGCGGTTTCGGCTTCTGGATGCTTCATCGGGAGCTGCTCCTTCATGCCTTCGGAGTTTCAGAAAGAGGTGGTGACGCCGACGATGGGCGCGTCCACGCGCAGGCCCATGGAGCGGGCCTGGGGCGAGGGCCCCAGGACGGTGGCGGACAGCCGGGTGGTGGTGCCCAGCACGGGGGCGGGAGGCGGCAGCAGCGCGGTGTCGATGCCCACGGCGCTCGACGTCCCCACGACGAAGCCGCCGCCGAAGCGCACCAGCGCCACCGTGTGCGCGGGCTTCAGCGCCTGGACCAGGGCCTCCAGCCGCTGGCGCTCCGGCCCGGTCCGCGCCACGCCGGGCGGGAAGAGGATGGTGAAGCGGTACGCCGCCTCACGGAGCGGGTCCGCATCCGGGTTGCCGAAGCTGCGCAGGGTGCTCTGCCCCAGCGTGGAGCGGTCCAGCCTCAGGCGCCCGCGGTTGCGGCCATGCAGGCGCGTGGCGCCCACCACACAGGTACGGCCCACCGCACCGAAGGGATTGCCGGGCTCGAGGAGCGCCGGCTCCGCTCCACAGGCGAGGGTGAGGGCGCGTCGCAACCCCTGGGGCGTGCCGCGGGCGCGGAACAGGGCGGGGGCCTCGCGCAGGAAGGCGCGCTGGCGCTCGGCGTCCCAGGATGCGTCGAAGGCGAGCCCCAGGAAGCCGCCCAGCCACGAGAGCACCTCCGGCGGGGCACGGTCCGCGGACAGCAGGGCGGGGAAGCCCTGGATGGCGGTGTCCATCCGCTCCAGCTCCGCGTCGAACATGGCCAGGAAGCGGCGGGTGAAGTCCGCCGCCCTCGGCGCCTCCAGGTACACGGCGGGCAGCAGGTCCGCGGAGGTGACGCGCGGGAAGTCCAGGCGCACCTGGCGCACCCTGGGGGTGAGGTCGTCCTCGCCGCGCAGCTCCAGCTTCAGCTTCAGGTAGCGGCCGGGGGGCGCGGTGCAGAGGAAGTCCAGCGCGCCCGGCGGGGCCGCGAACCAGCCATCCTCGGGCACGGGCTCGGTCGGCGCGTCCACGGTGGCGACCGCGGCGAGGAGCTGCGTGCCGGGCGGCACGTCCGCATCCAGCCGGACGCGGTGCCACAGCGTGCGGGGCTCGCCGCTGTCCAGCGCTCCGGTGACGAGCGTGCCCCCCCGCTCGCGCTCGCGGCGTCCGAAGGGCGCCACCGCCTCTTCGTCCAGCGGGCGCCCGTCGCGGCCGATGCAGGGCGCCACCGGCGCGTCCTTCGGGGACCAGCACACCCCCGTGGCGCTCCAGACGCGCACGCCCGTGGGAGGGAAGACCTGGGGCAGCAGCGCCGGGTCCGCGCGGCGCAGACGCGCGCCCGTGCGCTGGAAGCGGGCCAGGCGCAGGCGTCCCGCCGCATCGCGCGAGACGACCCAGATGCGTCCCTGCCGGTCCACCCGCATGGACACCACCCGGTGGAACATGGCGCCCAGCCTGCCGCGCGGCTCTCCTCCGACGCCGAAGCGCCAGACCCGGTGGCCCGCCGCCACCAGCACCTCACCGCCGCGGGTGAGCGCGAGGGCTTCCGGAGCGCTCACGGGGATGCGCGCGGCGGGCCGTCCCACCGCGTCCAGCAGCTGCACCTCGCCCGTGACGCCGTCGGCGAGGGCAATCCACCGGTAGCAGTCCGAGGCCACCGCATCCACCCGGCACAGCTCCGGTCCCCAGGGCTCGAAGGCGGAGCCACCGGGCTCGCGGCGGAGCAACCGGCGCTGCCCGGCGCCCGGCGCGAGGAGCCACTCGCAGCCCCGGGGGCCACGCGCCAGCCAGGGTGGGAGGAACCACGGCAGCACGTCTTCTTCGGAGACCTCGTCCGGGTGGGTCGGCGCGAGGACGAGGCAGGCGTCGTCGCCCGTCCCATCCGGCTGCGCGCCCTCGGACGTGTCCAGGTCCCAGCCGACGCGGGCATCGAGGAGCCGGAACGTGGCTTGGCGCTGGCACATCATCGCTCCTCCAGGGGGATGACGACGTGTTCCTCGGGCCAGGGCAGGCCGTGCGCGCTCAACGCGCGGTCCTGGCAGGGCGGCACGCGGCGGCCGTCGACGACCATGACCAGCCGGGGCACGGCCCGCACGTCCGCGTGCCGCAGCAGGCGCTGCACCAGCGCGTCGTAGCGGAGCGCTCCGCCAAAGGGCCAGCCCGTGCCGGCGTCGCCGCCGTGCAGCGGATGCAGGTACGCGTCCAGGTCCGCCAGCAGCCGGGAGAGCACGGAGCCGCTGTCCACGCCGCGCGCCAGGCGCACCTGCGCTTCGATCCTCACCGGGTGGTAGGTGGGGGCCGCGGCGACGACCTCCACGCCCGCGGGTGCCAGCGCGCCGGACACGTGCCGGGCCACGTTGCGCAGCGTCTGCTCGTCCGGGAGGGGCGGGCCTCCGCCGGCGCCGTCCTCCCCGGGAGGCACCACCAACAGCCCCACCAGGCCCGGCATGGACGTACCGGGCATGGCGGGGTGGAGGCCCGGCAGGGCGTGCACGCGCCGCACCCGTGCGCCCGGCGACTCCAGTGCGAGCAGCTCGTAGTCCGCCGGCAGCACCGCCCTGCCATGGGCCCGCAGCAGCTCCGGGCCCCGCCGCGCCGTGGAGGACTGCGACTCCGCGTCGTCCCCGCCGGCCGAAGGACGTGGGTTGGTGACGCCGTTGAGGTGGGTGATGGAGGCCAGCAGGGCGTTGATGTCTCCCGCCCGGACCGCACCCGCGGCGCCGCCGCCCCAGCGGTACACCCGCGCCCGCACGTGGCGGACGCCGGGAGGGGGCTTCCGGCCGCGGAGTCCGTCGCCGAACGTCACCTCTCCGGACTGCCGGTCCAGCGTGAAGACCGCGTCCGCCGGCCCGTACGCGCCCAGGGCTTCTCTCTCCGTCCACGGCTCGAAGCCGCTGCCCTCGTCCACCTCCAGCACCAGGCTTCCGGCCAGCACGGGGACGCGCGCCAACCGGAAGCGACGTCCCTCCGAGCCCGCCACCGGGGTGAGCACCTCGTCGCGCACCGAGCGGCCGGCGCTCGAGGACACCGCGTTGAGGAGCACGAAGTCGAAGGCCGGCGGCTCCGCGAAGCCGCCAGAGACCAGCCGGAGCCGGAGCCACCGGCGCGGTGTCCCCTCGGCCTGCTCCGGGAGGCGGGCCTGCGCAAAGCGGTCCGGCAGCTTCAGCTCCACGACGCCGCTGCGGCCCAGCCCCGCGGTCTCGTCCCGCACGGGCTCCACCGCCACCCAGCGGTTGTCGACGAGGAGCTCCCAGGCCAGCACCACCTGGGGCGCCAGGGGCACCGGCTCCACGCCCCCCTCCGAGACGGGCGGAGGCGCGCCGGGCGGGTGGGTGATGCCAATGCCCAGCGTCACCGTGGCGCCGGGGGCGCCCGTGCCGTCCAGCCCCACGCAGAGCGAGTCTCCCGTGCGAGGCCGCGAGCCGAATGGCTCATATGCCGTGTCCGGTGCGTCGTTGAGCGCGGTGAGGTCTCGTGTCCCCGTGCCTCGCGCCGCGCGCACCTCGGCCACCTTGCCCGGGGCCGCCAGCAGGGTCCGGTCCGTCTCGAACACCACCAGCTCGCTCCCCGTCGCCGGCCGTGCTCCGAGCTGGAAGCCCTGCGGCACCACCACGGGGCCGGGCGCGCTGGCGGCCACGTCGAACACCACCAACGCCGTGGCGGGCGTGGCCGGCCGCGGGCCGATTCCGGCCACCCGCAGGTGCTCGACACGCGCCTTCTCGGGCAGGTCGCGGATCCGCTCGGCCACCTCGTTCGCCAGCTCACCGAAGAGGTGCTGCAGCACCGTCCCCGGGTCGTCCTCGCGGGACGGTCTCCACTCCGGGACGAACGCCTCGCGCCGCGCCGCCACCGCCTGGGAGATCTGCGCCGCGCGCGGGGCGTAGGGCTCCGGCTGCCGCAGCCCCAGCCTCCGCCCCGGGGACAGGGGCAGCTCCCCCGGTCCTCGCTTGGATGACGGGTCCGTGCTCACTGGAGACCTCCCGCGTCCACGAGTGGCTCGACGCGCACCGCCACCTCCACCAGGTGGGGCAGCCGGTGGCAGCCCGGGACGATGGCGTCACACGCGGGGCGGGGCGGCTCGCCGTCCAACCCCGCCGCGCAGTCGGACACCACCGCGTCCGCGCCCACGGCCACCTGCGCCCTGCGCACCAGGGCGGAGGGCTCGATGGCGCCGCCGAAGGGCCAGCCCTTCCCGTCGTCTCCTCCCACCAGCGGGTCCAGGTACGTGCGCAGCGCCTGGTGGATGCGGTCGCGCAGTCCGGCCGGGTCCGGCGTGCGAGCCCGTGCGCGGAAGGCGAGCCGCACGGCGCGGTAGCGCGCCGGCAGCACGTGGATTTCCCCCGTCACCAGGCGCGCGCCCTCGAGGTGGCGGCGCACCGCCTCCAGCGCGCCGGGGTCCACCACGGGAGCGGGTACGTCCACCGGCTCCGCGGGCTCGAGCTCCTCGCCCCGGGGCGCGTCCGGCAGCACGTACACGGTGACGACGCCCGGTGCCGGCATCGGGTGCAGTTCGTGGAAGCCCGCCACCGCGAAGGCCCGGCGGATGGCCACGCCGGGTGTCGTCACCGCGAGCGCCTCGTGGTCCGCCGCGAGGACCGCGCGGGTGATTTCTTCCCGCCGCGCGGCGGCCCGGTCCCTCGCCGCGGCGAGCGGCTCGTCCGGGCGGCCTCCCACCGCGGGCACGGCATTGGTCAGGTGGAGCCTCCTGCGCCGGCGGAAGCGGAAGGTGTGGCCCGCGGCGAGGTTGCCGCGCTCGCCACCTCCGGCCTGGTAGCGCACCCGCAGCCGGACGCCGTCACGTGGCAGCACGGGCAGCCGCCCATGGATTCCGTCCCCGAAGCGCAGCACGGGGCCCTCGCGGGTGAAGACCCGGTCCGCCGGGCCCTGGTGCGTCAGGTCGTCCACCTCGTGCCAGCGCCGCCACCGGCGCGAGCCGCCCTCTCCGATGACGAGGCTCAGCCCGTCCGGCAGCGGTGGCCCGTTCGGGTCCTCCAGCTCCAGCGTCCGGCCCGGCAGCCGGGGCCAGTCCTCGCGCACGGTGTGGACGCGGCTGACGCGGTGGCTGGCCCGCACGGCATTGATGCCCAGCCTCACCAGCCGGGGCGGCACGCTGAAGGTGGCCGCCTCCGTGGACAGCACCAGGCGGTGCAGGCCTCCCACCGCGCTCCAGTCCGCCGGGACGTGGACGCGCAGGATTCCGCCGCGCCTCAGCCCGCCGGTGCCGTCCTCGAAGGCGACGCGCGTCAGGCCCGCGGGCGTGGACGCGTGGACCTCCAGCCGGACGGGGGGCGGCGCCTCCTG
The nucleotide sequence above comes from Pyxidicoccus xibeiensis. Encoded proteins:
- a CDS encoding phage tail protein, whose amino-acid sequence is MMCQRQATFRLLDARVGWDLDTSEGAQPDGTGDDACLVLAPTHPDEVSEEDVLPWFLPPWLARGPRGCEWLLAPGAGQRRLLRREPGGSAFEPWGPELCRVDAVASDCYRWIALADGVTGEVQLLDAVGRPAARIPVSAPEALALTRGGEVLVAAGHRVWRFGVGGEPRGRLGAMFHRVVSMRVDRQGRIWVVSRDAAGRLRLARFQRTGARLRRADPALLPQVFPPTGVRVWSATGVCWSPKDAPVAPCIGRDGRPLDEEAVAPFGRRERERGGTLVTGALDSGEPRTLWHRVRLDADVPPGTQLLAAVATVDAPTEPVPEDGWFAAPPGALDFLCTAPPGRYLKLKLELRGEDDLTPRVRQVRLDFPRVTSADLLPAVYLEAPRAADFTRRFLAMFDAELERMDTAIQGFPALLSADRAPPEVLSWLGGFLGLAFDASWDAERQRAFLREAPALFRARGTPQGLRRALTLACGAEPALLEPGNPFGAVGRTCVVGATRLHGRNRGRLRLDRSTLGQSTLRSFGNPDADPLREAAYRFTILFPPGVARTGPERQRLEALVQALKPAHTVALVRFGGGFVVGTSSAVGIDTALLPPPAPVLGTTTRLSATVLGPSPQARSMGLRVDAPIVGVTTSF
- a CDS encoding putative baseplate assembly protein, producing MSTDPSSKRGPGELPLSPGRRLGLRQPEPYAPRAAQISQAVAARREAFVPEWRPSREDDPGTVLQHLFGELANEVAERIRDLPEKARVEHLRVAGIGPRPATPATALVVFDVAASAPGPVVVPQGFQLGARPATGSELVVFETDRTLLAAPGKVAEVRAARGTGTRDLTALNDAPDTAYEPFGSRPRTGDSLCVGLDGTGAPGATVTLGIGITHPPGAPPPVSEGGVEPVPLAPQVVLAWELLVDNRWVAVEPVRDETAGLGRSGVVELKLPDRFAQARLPEQAEGTPRRWLRLRLVSGGFAEPPAFDFVLLNAVSSSAGRSVRDEVLTPVAGSEGRRFRLARVPVLAGSLVLEVDEGSGFEPWTEREALGAYGPADAVFTLDRQSGEVTFGDGLRGRKPPPGVRHVRARVYRWGGGAAGAVRAGDINALLASITHLNGVTNPRPSAGGDDAESQSSTARRGPELLRAHGRAVLPADYELLALESPGARVRRVHALPGLHPAMPGTSMPGLVGLLVVPPGEDGAGGGPPLPDEQTLRNVARHVSGALAPAGVEVVAAAPTYHPVRIEAQVRLARGVDSGSVLSRLLADLDAYLHPLHGGDAGTGWPFGGALRYDALVQRLLRHADVRAVPRLVMVVDGRRVPPCQDRALSAHGLPWPEEHVVIPLEER
- a CDS encoding baseplate J/gp47 family protein; protein product: MLPELSLDTVTFSELVELGRRRIPALSRGAWTNHNAHDPGITLLELYAYLLEQRIFWLDGVSPSLERALLRLLGTAPEPARAARTVLTASVQGRAHLELEAGTKVDAGTELSPLTFTLDESIAVLACERIRLGGTAFRRPLGLPAGRAVALLPHHGGRAELVVELALRSPWRPDEHPVALLFELMTPAKVRPQWHPDSQEAPPPVRLEVHASTPAGLTRVAFEDGTGGLRRGGILRVHVPADWSAVGGLHRLVLSTEAATFSVPPRLVRLGINAVRASHRVSRVHTVREDWPRLPGRTLELEDPNGPPLPDGLSLVIGEGGSRRWRRWHEVDDLTHQGPADRVFTREGPVLRFGDGIHGRLPVLPRDGVRLRVRYQAGGGERGNLAAGHTFRFRRRRRLHLTNAVPAVGGRPDEPLAAARDRAAARREEITRAVLAADHEALAVTTPGVAIRRAFAVAGFHELHPMPAPGVVTVYVLPDAPRGEELEPAEPVDVPAPVVDPGALEAVRRHLEGARLVTGEIHVLPARYRAVRLAFRARARTPDPAGLRDRIHQALRTYLDPLVGGDDGKGWPFGGAIEPSALVRRAQVAVGADAVVSDCAAGLDGEPPRPACDAIVPGCHRLPHLVEVAVRVEPLVDAGGLQ